The proteins below come from a single Carassius carassius chromosome 11, fCarCar2.1, whole genome shotgun sequence genomic window:
- the LOC132152654 gene encoding secernin-3-like isoform X1: MYPTSCDTFVALPPSTEGQRIVFGKNSDRPCDEVQEVVYFPAKKHEEGGKVECTYIEIEQVAQTHAVVLSRPAWLWGAEMGANEHQVCIGNEAVWGKESVDGQEALLGMDLVRLALERADTAERAVDVITDLLEKHGQGGNCMEDECGFTYHNSFLISDRTEAWVLETAGKYWAAERVEAGYRNISNEYSITSKIDREHPELRTYAQEQRWWNGKALFNFAKVYSYSDTARIEAAEGRCSEGRKLLQKNEGHITAETMMDILRDKESGINMEGMFMTTGSMVSVVPKDPNLPGVHFFTATPDPERSVFKPFIFVVDIKQLKHTCSPCFGEEDPVKKKPRFQSKPNRKHPLFLKHEVAAAIIDSTRERGEKIVEKMRALEKKKLAEMEKYLTEGIEDATLLVHLFTDTVEEEFSIYRS; the protein is encoded by the exons ATGTACCCAACCTCTTGTGACACTTTTGTAGCCTTGCCTCCATCTACAGAGGGTCAGCGGATCGTCTTCGGGAAGAACTCGGACAGACCCTGCGATGAGGTTCAAGAGGTGGTCTACTTCCCTGCTAAGAAACACGAAGAAGGAGGAAAAGTCGAG TGTACATATATAGAGATCGAGCAGGTGGCTCAGACGCATGCGGTGGTCCTGAGTCGTCCCGCCTGGCTGTGGGGGGCAGAGATGGGGGCAAACGAGCATCAGGTGTGCATCGGGAACGAGGCGGTTTGGGGGAAAGAAAGTGTGGATGGTCAAGAGGCTCTCCTGGGCATGGATCTCGTCAG gcTGGCTCTGGAGAGGGCTGACACTGCGGAGCGCGCTGTAGACGTGATAACAGATCTGCTGGAGAAACACGGCCAGGGAGGGAACTGTATGGAGGATGAGTGTGGATTCACATACCACAACAGCTTCCTCATATCAGACCGCACCGAGGCCTGGGTGCTGGAGACTGCTGGGAAATACTGGGCAGCGGAGAGAGTGGAGG CCGGCTACCGGAACATCTCCAACGAGTACTCCattacttctaagatcgatagGGAGCACCCGGAGCTGAGGACATATGCACAGGAGCAGCGCTGGTGGAACGGGAAGGCTCTGTTCAACTTTGCTAAGGTTTACTCCTACTCCGATACAGCCCGGATCGAGGCGGCTGAGGGACGCTGCAGCGAGGGACGCAAGCTTCTGCAGAAGAACGAGG GCCACATCACAGCAGAGACCATGATGGATATTTTGAGGGATAAGGAAAGCGGAATCAATATGGAGGGAATGTTCATGACGACAGGAAGTATGGTGTCCGTCGTCCCGAAAGACCCAAATTTACCCGGTGTCCACTTCTTCACTGCTACTCCAGATCCTGAAAG GTCTGTCTTTAAGCCGTTTATTTTTGTGGTGGACATAAAGCAGCTGAAGCACACGTGTTCTCCATGTTTTGGGGAGGAGGATCCTGTGAAGAAGAAACCCCGTTTCCAGAGCAAACCCAACCGCAAACACCCTCTTTTCCTGAAACACGAGGTGGCCGCCGCCATCATCGACAGCACCAGG gagagaggagagaagatCGTAGAGAAGATGAGAGCTCTGGAGAAGAAGAAGCTGGCAGAGATGGAGAAATATCTAACGGAGGGGATTGAAGATGCAACGCTGCTGGTTCATCTCTTCACAGACACTGTAGAGGAGGAGTTTAGTATCTACAGGAGTTAG
- the LOC132152654 gene encoding secernin-3-like isoform X2, producing the protein MYPTSCDTFVALPPSTEGQRIVFGKNSDRPCDEVQEVVYFPAKKHEEGGKVECTYIEIEQVAQTHAVVLSRPAWLWGAEMGANEHQVCIGNEAVWGKESVDGQEALLGMDLVRLALERADTAERAVDVITDLLEKHGQGGNCMEDECGFTYHNSFLISDRTEAWVLETAGKYWAAERVEAGYRNISNEYSITSKIDREHPELRTYAQEQRWWNGKALFNFAKVYSYSDTARIEAAEGRCSEGRKLLQKSHITAETMMDILRDKESGINMEGMFMTTGSMVSVVPKDPNLPGVHFFTATPDPERSVFKPFIFVVDIKQLKHTCSPCFGEEDPVKKKPRFQSKPNRKHPLFLKHEVAAAIIDSTRERGEKIVEKMRALEKKKLAEMEKYLTEGIEDATLLVHLFTDTVEEEFSIYRS; encoded by the exons ATGTACCCAACCTCTTGTGACACTTTTGTAGCCTTGCCTCCATCTACAGAGGGTCAGCGGATCGTCTTCGGGAAGAACTCGGACAGACCCTGCGATGAGGTTCAAGAGGTGGTCTACTTCCCTGCTAAGAAACACGAAGAAGGAGGAAAAGTCGAG TGTACATATATAGAGATCGAGCAGGTGGCTCAGACGCATGCGGTGGTCCTGAGTCGTCCCGCCTGGCTGTGGGGGGCAGAGATGGGGGCAAACGAGCATCAGGTGTGCATCGGGAACGAGGCGGTTTGGGGGAAAGAAAGTGTGGATGGTCAAGAGGCTCTCCTGGGCATGGATCTCGTCAG gcTGGCTCTGGAGAGGGCTGACACTGCGGAGCGCGCTGTAGACGTGATAACAGATCTGCTGGAGAAACACGGCCAGGGAGGGAACTGTATGGAGGATGAGTGTGGATTCACATACCACAACAGCTTCCTCATATCAGACCGCACCGAGGCCTGGGTGCTGGAGACTGCTGGGAAATACTGGGCAGCGGAGAGAGTGGAGG CCGGCTACCGGAACATCTCCAACGAGTACTCCattacttctaagatcgatagGGAGCACCCGGAGCTGAGGACATATGCACAGGAGCAGCGCTGGTGGAACGGGAAGGCTCTGTTCAACTTTGCTAAGGTTTACTCCTACTCCGATACAGCCCGGATCGAGGCGGCTGAGGGACGCTGCAGCGAGGGACGCAAGCTTCTGCAGAAGA GCCACATCACAGCAGAGACCATGATGGATATTTTGAGGGATAAGGAAAGCGGAATCAATATGGAGGGAATGTTCATGACGACAGGAAGTATGGTGTCCGTCGTCCCGAAAGACCCAAATTTACCCGGTGTCCACTTCTTCACTGCTACTCCAGATCCTGAAAG GTCTGTCTTTAAGCCGTTTATTTTTGTGGTGGACATAAAGCAGCTGAAGCACACGTGTTCTCCATGTTTTGGGGAGGAGGATCCTGTGAAGAAGAAACCCCGTTTCCAGAGCAAACCCAACCGCAAACACCCTCTTTTCCTGAAACACGAGGTGGCCGCCGCCATCATCGACAGCACCAGG gagagaggagagaagatCGTAGAGAAGATGAGAGCTCTGGAGAAGAAGAAGCTGGCAGAGATGGAGAAATATCTAACGGAGGGGATTGAAGATGCAACGCTGCTGGTTCATCTCTTCACAGACACTGTAGAGGAGGAGTTTAGTATCTACAGGAGTTAG